Proteins found in one Corynebacterium canis genomic segment:
- a CDS encoding putative glycoside hydrolase gives MHANPKPRPRLGWIRYAGPLTEEEIAQAAGRFRVVILQPWENQHAHRFREADPDITVLAYKCLSSVRVYETGPVFSSGIAPAQAAQLDSNVAVPEWEGYPGHIQQKVWDPKYRRAWVDTVTAELVASDFDGVMADNDVFDDYYGHGLDMERVRAGLDALVAEAGASISKHGLLLVPNIAESRVEPGRWARHARYGGGYEECWLGWGTAGDGWLSVADCLAQVAEMDQEGLIIARVPGTGAPADPYLEFALAAAWVFLPERDIAVTATAHDGYHDMPLRPDIDLGKPLSDVASFPAAGLFSRRLQHGLAVVNLGEREATFGYQGELVTLPAHSGRIFHTPPASGEESLV, from the coding sequence TTGCACGCTAATCCAAAGCCCCGCCCCCGCCTTGGGTGGATCCGTTACGCCGGCCCGCTCACCGAAGAGGAAATAGCACAGGCGGCCGGAAGGTTCCGCGTGGTGATCCTGCAACCCTGGGAAAACCAGCACGCGCACCGCTTCCGTGAGGCGGACCCAGATATAACAGTATTGGCGTACAAGTGTTTGTCTTCCGTGCGGGTGTACGAGACGGGGCCGGTGTTTTCCTCCGGCATCGCCCCGGCGCAGGCCGCGCAGCTTGATTCGAACGTAGCGGTGCCCGAATGGGAGGGCTACCCCGGCCATATCCAACAAAAAGTGTGGGACCCCAAGTATCGCCGCGCCTGGGTGGACACCGTCACCGCGGAACTCGTCGCCTCCGATTTCGACGGCGTCATGGCGGACAATGACGTGTTCGATGATTATTACGGTCACGGCCTGGACATGGAGCGGGTGCGCGCTGGGCTGGACGCATTGGTTGCGGAAGCCGGGGCGTCGATAAGCAAACACGGTTTGCTGCTGGTGCCGAATATCGCCGAATCACGCGTGGAGCCGGGGCGCTGGGCGCGACACGCACGCTACGGCGGCGGCTACGAGGAATGCTGGCTCGGCTGGGGCACGGCGGGTGACGGCTGGCTGAGTGTGGCGGATTGCCTTGCGCAGGTGGCGGAGATGGACCAGGAAGGGCTGATCATCGCGCGCGTACCCGGCACCGGCGCGCCCGCAGACCCCTACCTCGAGTTTGCGCTGGCGGCGGCGTGGGTGTTTCTGCCGGAGCGGGATATCGCGGTTACGGCCACCGCGCACGATGGCTACCACGATATGCCCCTGCGCCCCGACATTGACCTCGGCAAGCCGCTTAGCGACGTCGCGTCCTTCCCCGCCGCCGGGCTATTCTCACGGCGGCTGCAGCACGGGCTCGCGGTGGTGAATCTGGGGGAGCGGGAGGCGACGTTTGGCTATCAGGGTGAGCTTGTGACACTCCCAGCACACAGCGGGCGGATTTTCCATACGCCGCCAGCTTCCGGTGAGGAATCGCTTGTGTAA
- a CDS encoding acyltransferase family protein yields the protein MHKTEHYEDLVEESDIPELELAEVPAAPAPSEAPTVSFPAPEAPTESFPAAASDKPDGTTRKARAAAVEASTEPAPGKSTSAAALDTPSGAPTRQFAAASAEVGLSAGGTAVATLEPPSVAPTVDAPPPARKPQGKKPRIRIRRVTGIDGLRGLAVLVVVIYHFFGDAMPGGFLGVDMFFVLSGFLITSLLVRERAVTGRIDLKDFWRRRVRRILPAAVTVLVMVTALAGMVGGDPAVGLVAQFFGTLAFVNNWVQVAESASYFADSGVQIFAHYWSLAVEEQFYVIWPLLFVALTANRFVRKHIRWFIAAMILGSFCWMLYLYDPAQDPTRVYYGTDTHSFGLLLGVMLALTATTTVGNPDGDSWPRERVPLRRTASWVGVIALIGLIAMVMLVHDTHPFTYRGGLLLASVLTAIVLTTVVHEAGPVNKIMNLRFMRWLGERSFSLYLWHWPVIILLEQLIHNLALTVPAWLIGLISFGISMPICHWSYQWIETPIRRRGYKAILWDSWKAQPIMLRGLTGAVSAAILVVAGLAVASSPNETELERDLVTLAEQQEAASKAASSLVPAAEAADVTKPITGPQLIPTGDRITAVGDSVMLASLPALEEQFPGIHVDAAVSRTIRAAPEIVTELKNAGALDPFLVLGFGTNAHLSQDHLKQVMEIAGPERVVVLVMPYGDRSWIPNSHEEVKIGEETYPNLYVADWCQRARADHALLRSDLIHPSDEGTYAYVDAIKYALDQWANHRKIPIGECGV from the coding sequence TTGCACAAAACAGAGCACTATGAGGACCTGGTAGAAGAATCCGATATCCCTGAGCTGGAGCTTGCGGAGGTTCCCGCCGCGCCGGCGCCCTCCGAGGCGCCCACGGTGAGCTTCCCCGCGCCGGAAGCGCCCACGGAAAGCTTCCCCGCCGCCGCCTCGGACAAACCTGACGGCACCACGCGCAAGGCGCGCGCCGCGGCGGTGGAGGCCTCCACGGAACCCGCCCCGGGGAAATCCACATCCGCGGCGGCGCTGGATACGCCATCGGGCGCGCCCACGCGGCAATTCGCGGCCGCCAGCGCTGAAGTCGGTTTGAGTGCGGGTGGGACGGCGGTGGCCACGTTGGAGCCGCCCTCGGTTGCCCCGACGGTGGACGCCCCGCCTCCGGCACGCAAGCCGCAAGGCAAGAAACCCCGCATCCGAATTCGTCGCGTCACGGGCATTGACGGCCTGCGCGGGCTCGCCGTCCTCGTGGTGGTGATCTACCACTTCTTTGGCGATGCGATGCCGGGCGGGTTCCTGGGCGTGGACATGTTCTTTGTGCTGTCCGGGTTCCTGATTACCTCGCTGCTTGTGCGGGAGCGGGCCGTCACCGGCAGGATTGACCTGAAAGATTTTTGGCGACGCCGCGTCAGGCGCATCCTCCCAGCCGCCGTCACCGTCCTGGTCATGGTGACGGCGCTGGCCGGCATGGTTGGGGGCGATCCCGCCGTCGGCTTGGTCGCCCAGTTCTTTGGCACGCTGGCCTTTGTAAACAACTGGGTGCAGGTCGCGGAATCCGCGAGCTACTTTGCGGACTCCGGGGTGCAGATCTTTGCGCACTATTGGTCGCTGGCGGTCGAGGAGCAATTCTATGTGATCTGGCCGCTGCTCTTTGTGGCGCTGACCGCGAACCGGTTCGTGCGAAAACACATCCGGTGGTTTATCGCGGCGATGATCCTGGGAAGTTTCTGCTGGATGTTGTACCTGTACGATCCCGCTCAGGACCCCACCCGCGTCTACTACGGCACGGACACGCACTCCTTTGGCCTGCTGCTTGGCGTGATGCTCGCGCTGACCGCCACCACCACGGTGGGCAACCCCGATGGGGATAGCTGGCCGCGGGAACGCGTGCCGCTGCGCCGCACCGCCAGCTGGGTGGGCGTGATCGCCCTGATCGGCCTGATCGCCATGGTCATGCTGGTGCACGATACGCACCCATTCACCTATCGCGGCGGGCTGCTGCTGGCCTCCGTGCTTACCGCCATCGTGCTGACCACCGTGGTGCACGAGGCCGGGCCGGTGAACAAGATCATGAACCTGCGCTTTATGCGCTGGTTAGGCGAGCGCTCCTTCAGCCTGTACCTGTGGCACTGGCCCGTGATTATCCTGCTGGAGCAGCTGATCCATAACCTGGCGCTCACCGTGCCCGCGTGGCTTATCGGGCTGATCTCATTTGGTATCAGCATGCCGATCTGCCACTGGTCGTATCAGTGGATTGAAACCCCGATCCGGCGGCGCGGCTACAAAGCCATCCTGTGGGACAGCTGGAAAGCCCAGCCGATCATGCTGCGCGGCCTCACCGGTGCCGTCAGCGCGGCGATCCTGGTGGTGGCGGGCCTGGCGGTGGCCAGCTCCCCGAACGAAACCGAGCTGGAACGCGACCTGGTTACGCTCGCAGAGCAGCAGGAGGCGGCGTCGAAAGCCGCTTCCTCGTTGGTGCCTGCGGCGGAAGCGGCGGACGTGACCAAGCCAATCACCGGCCCGCAACTAATTCCTACCGGCGACCGCATTACCGCCGTCGGCGACTCCGTGATGCTGGCCAGCCTGCCCGCGCTGGAAGAACAATTCCCCGGCATCCACGTTGACGCGGCGGTATCCCGAACCATTCGCGCCGCCCCGGAAATAGTCACCGAACTGAAAAACGCCGGGGCCCTCGACCCGTTCCTTGTGCTCGGCTTTGGTACTAATGCGCACCTTAGCCAAGACCACCTGAAACAAGTCATGGAAATCGCCGGTCCAGAGCGCGTGGTGGTGCTGGTCATGCCGTACGGCGATCGCTCCTGGATCCCGAACTCGCACGAGGAAGTGAAAATCGGCGAGGAAACCTACCCGAACCTCTACGTTGCCGACTGGTGCCAGCGTGCCCGCGCCGATCACGCCCTGCTGCGCAGCGACCTGATCCACCCCTCCGATGAAGGCACCTACGCCTACGTGGACGCAATCAAATACGCGCTAGACCAGTGGGCGAACCACCGGAAGATCCCCATCGGGGAGTGCGGCGTGTAA
- the pelF gene encoding GT4 family glycosyltransferase PelF, translating to MRKTKYRFPGDDTPLELVDVAIVMESTYPFLTGGVSAVVHDIISHNPDLKFGIIHIAWDSKAPTKDLYGVPENVAWVDVLYLSLEEHRAGFQAAVNDTAGEPNTAALIQALRAGMQGNPELLRRLYVNAVNPQTRSWRLWSVLPRRDLMAAVLDAAGQADDIRLDELFWMIRDFFSLMYALLDRVHPPARVYHAHTTGYASLVSAAASLQNNGRFLLTEHNLYVQDTVNTLLDRSMNLPITLDSPRELCSTTFEWFWTNWWIRLGALLYPMTDHITYLYPRAIEEAKDLGGDPEKSEILPNGIVWDDFAYTRFRRQEVIDNLPEKKVWRLVSIARVVPIKGILELIDTVDELCKRGVDNVVVDVLGPTNHLPEYYEKCLEHIENLGLQDKVVLRGSMRVRDVLHDYDALILASFNEGQPVVVLEAMVGGLPVIGTRVGGMEQMVLDPLLDQEQRVVGPCGDLAEPGDVTGLADIVQRIAFDKDLYLRWHRNALSRPHTIFLMEQVMVRYNAIYRRLGAGTNVSRTADLGRGEQDIVIGGWERLPKQGKLRMVGGGVRRFFAR from the coding sequence GTGAGAAAAACCAAATATCGGTTCCCCGGCGACGATACGCCGCTGGAATTGGTCGATGTTGCCATCGTGATGGAGTCGACCTACCCGTTCCTTACGGGCGGCGTTTCCGCCGTGGTCCACGATATTATTTCCCATAATCCGGACCTGAAGTTCGGCATTATCCATATCGCATGGGATTCCAAGGCCCCCACCAAGGACCTGTACGGCGTGCCGGAGAATGTGGCGTGGGTGGATGTGCTTTACCTTTCCTTGGAGGAGCACCGGGCGGGGTTCCAAGCCGCGGTTAATGATACTGCGGGGGAGCCCAATACGGCCGCGCTGATACAGGCGTTGCGCGCCGGCATGCAGGGTAATCCGGAATTATTACGCCGCTTGTATGTGAATGCGGTGAATCCGCAGACTCGCTCGTGGCGCCTGTGGTCGGTGCTGCCGCGGCGCGACCTGATGGCGGCCGTCCTTGACGCCGCGGGCCAGGCCGACGATATCCGCCTTGATGAATTGTTTTGGATGATCCGGGATTTCTTCTCCCTGATGTACGCCCTGCTTGATCGCGTGCACCCGCCGGCCCGTGTGTACCACGCCCATACCACCGGCTATGCGAGCTTGGTGTCCGCCGCCGCCAGCCTGCAAAACAACGGCAGGTTCCTGCTTACCGAGCACAACCTGTACGTTCAGGACACGGTGAATACGCTGTTGGATCGCAGCATGAACCTGCCCATAACGCTCGATTCGCCCCGGGAGCTGTGTAGCACCACGTTCGAATGGTTTTGGACCAATTGGTGGATCCGCCTCGGCGCCTTGTTGTACCCGATGACGGATCACATCACCTACCTGTATCCGCGCGCCATCGAGGAGGCCAAGGACTTAGGCGGCGACCCCGAAAAATCGGAGATCCTGCCCAATGGCATCGTGTGGGATGATTTCGCCTACACCCGCTTCCGGCGCCAGGAGGTGATAGATAACCTGCCCGAAAAGAAGGTGTGGCGGCTGGTCAGCATCGCCCGCGTGGTGCCCATTAAGGGCATCCTTGAGCTCATCGATACGGTGGACGAATTGTGCAAACGCGGCGTGGACAATGTGGTGGTGGATGTCCTCGGCCCTACGAACCACCTGCCGGAGTATTACGAAAAGTGTCTCGAACATATTGAAAACCTGGGGCTGCAGGACAAGGTGGTGCTGCGGGGTTCCATGCGCGTCCGCGACGTCCTGCACGATTATGATGCCCTGATCCTGGCCAGCTTTAATGAGGGCCAGCCGGTGGTGGTGCTGGAGGCCATGGTCGGCGGCCTGCCGGTGATAGGCACCCGCGTTGGCGGCATGGAGCAAATGGTGCTGGACCCGCTCCTAGACCAGGAGCAACGCGTGGTGGGCCCGTGCGGCGACCTTGCGGAGCCGGGCGATGTGACGGGCCTTGCGGATATTGTGCAGCGCATCGCCTTTGATAAGGATTTGTACCTGCGCTGGCACCGCAACGCACTGTCCCGCCCGCACACCATTTTCCTGATGGAGCAGGTGATGGTGCGCTACAACGCCATTTATCGACGCCTCGGGGCTGGCACCAACGTGTCCCGCACCGCTGACCTGGGCCGCGGCGAACAGGACATTGTGATCGGGGGTTGGGAACGCCTGCCCAAGCAAGGGAAACTCCGGATGGTCGGAGGGGGTGTGCGCCGTTTCTTTGCACGCTAA
- the rpsI gene encoding 30S ribosomal protein S9, giving the protein MTDLNNTENLAADAADIAAAQAATEEFTNTIGDAIATEAVEETPVAAPAELDHPIQTVGRRKRAIVRVRMVAGSGQFICNGRSLEDYFPNKLHQQLIKAPLVLIDREGQFDIHANLRGGGPTGQAGAFRLAIARALNAYNPADRPALKKAGFLTRDARAVERKKAGLHKARRAPQYSKR; this is encoded by the coding sequence GTGACCGATCTGAACAACACCGAAAACCTCGCAGCCGACGCGGCCGACATCGCCGCAGCTCAGGCAGCTACCGAGGAGTTCACCAACACCATTGGTGATGCCATCGCTACCGAGGCAGTCGAGGAAACCCCCGTCGCTGCGCCGGCCGAGCTGGACCACCCGATCCAAACCGTTGGTCGCCGCAAGCGCGCCATCGTGCGCGTGCGCATGGTCGCCGGTTCCGGCCAGTTCATCTGCAACGGCCGTTCCCTGGAAGACTACTTCCCGAACAAGCTGCACCAGCAGCTGATCAAGGCCCCGCTGGTGCTTATCGACCGCGAAGGCCAGTTTGATATCCATGCGAACCTGCGCGGCGGCGGCCCCACCGGCCAAGCTGGCGCATTCCGCCTGGCTATCGCCCGTGCGTTGAACGCCTACAACCCGGCTGATCGTCCGGCCCTGAAGAAGGCCGGATTCCTCACCCGTGACGCGCGCGCCGTGGAACGCAAGAAGGCTGGTCTGCACAAGGCACGTCGTGCCCCGCAGTACTCCAAGCGTTAA
- a CDS encoding type VII secretion-associated protein: MNIVVLDTATVFEADETAYRYDLTASAVAEDGGEAAKEIVEQARDLLQERWPHEEVVIDAPANVVAVLTAAFAGVGVLVKEDVEKPPMQPSAPKRLNIPRPRNPRRPAWFMPAIGAVVCCVGVACWWGTRPEPQLGGSVDSATARPSSETVQPSAQPVAELPGVEFAHGALRVRLPEGFRLEQREDGALTATGPDSELRILLAADPVYGVNSDAVYREVELMVQRDPTLEVREGQGFRDHAVRTIDYRETPGDGSTVSWVTWVESDHQFSMGCHTRAEPTIPQLAACRMAAGTLRIHLDGGGPGSEGTPGG; this comes from the coding sequence GTGAACATCGTGGTGTTGGATACGGCGACGGTCTTCGAGGCGGATGAAACTGCGTACAGGTACGACCTCACAGCCAGCGCCGTCGCGGAAGACGGCGGGGAAGCCGCCAAGGAGATCGTGGAACAGGCCCGTGACCTGCTGCAGGAGCGATGGCCCCACGAGGAGGTGGTTATCGACGCCCCTGCAAACGTCGTCGCGGTGCTCACCGCGGCGTTTGCCGGGGTTGGGGTATTGGTGAAGGAGGATGTGGAAAAGCCACCGATGCAACCAAGCGCACCGAAACGCCTTAATATTCCCCGTCCACGTAATCCCCGCAGACCAGCGTGGTTTATGCCCGCGATCGGGGCAGTGGTGTGCTGTGTAGGTGTGGCCTGCTGGTGGGGTACGCGGCCGGAACCGCAATTGGGCGGTAGCGTGGATTCAGCCACAGCGAGGCCCTCGTCGGAGACCGTGCAGCCCAGTGCGCAACCAGTTGCGGAGTTGCCGGGGGTGGAATTCGCTCACGGTGCGTTGCGGGTGCGGCTGCCCGAAGGGTTCCGCTTGGAGCAGCGGGAGGATGGGGCGTTGACCGCTACCGGTCCGGATTCGGAGCTGCGGATCCTATTGGCGGCGGATCCCGTGTATGGCGTGAATTCGGACGCAGTGTATCGGGAGGTGGAGCTGATGGTCCAGCGCGACCCGACCCTGGAGGTGCGCGAGGGGCAGGGGTTTCGGGATCACGCGGTGCGCACGATTGACTATCGGGAAACGCCTGGGGACGGCTCGACGGTGAGCTGGGTTACGTGGGTGGAGTCGGATCACCAGTTTTCCATGGGTTGCCATACGCGGGCGGAGCCGACGATTCCGCAGCTCGCGGCGTGTCGGATGGCCGCAGGCACCCTGCGGATCCACCTCGATGGGGGTGGCCCGGGGTCGGAGGGAACCCCGGGAGGTTGA
- a CDS encoding WXG100 family type VII secretion target, which yields MYNTIKYSFGEIQNAAADIQNTSRSIDGLLGDLKRQLEPMVATWEGESAFAYQAAQAKWDNAAADLNNILATIATTVLEGNDRMGEVNRKAAASWG from the coding sequence ATGTATAACACGATTAAGTATTCGTTTGGGGAGATTCAAAATGCGGCGGCGGATATCCAAAACACCTCGCGCAGCATTGATGGCCTGCTGGGTGATCTGAAACGCCAGCTTGAGCCGATGGTAGCCACCTGGGAGGGCGAATCCGCATTTGCGTATCAGGCGGCGCAGGCCAAGTGGGACAATGCTGCGGCGGATCTGAACAATATCTTGGCCACCATCGCCACCACCGTGTTGGAGGGCAATGACCGCATGGGCGAAGTGAATAGGAAAGCGGCGGCGAGCTGGGGATAA
- the rplM gene encoding 50S ribosomal protein L13, which yields MSTYHPKSGDITRKWYVIDATDVVLGRLASQVADLLRGKGKPQFAPNVDCGDYVIIVNADKVHISSNKREREFRYRHSGYPGGLKTLSLGRSMELHPERVVFEAVKGMMPHNKLTRASVKKLRVFAGSEHPYASQKPETYEIKQVAQ from the coding sequence TTGTCTACTTACCACCCGAAGAGCGGTGACATTACCCGCAAGTGGTACGTCATCGACGCTACCGACGTGGTGCTTGGTCGCCTGGCAAGCCAGGTCGCTGACCTGCTCCGCGGTAAAGGCAAGCCCCAATTCGCCCCCAACGTTGACTGCGGCGACTACGTGATCATCGTCAACGCTGACAAGGTGCACATTTCCTCCAACAAGCGGGAACGTGAGTTCCGTTACCGCCACTCCGGCTACCCGGGTGGTTTGAAGACCCTCTCCTTGGGCCGCTCCATGGAATTGCACCCAGAGCGTGTGGTTTTCGAGGCCGTGAAAGGCATGATGCCGCACAACAAGCTGACCCGCGCGTCCGTGAAGAAGCTCCGCGTCTTCGCTGGTTCCGAACATCCGTACGCGTCTCAGAAGCCCGAAACCTACGAAATCAAGCAGGTGGCCCAGTGA
- a CDS encoding WXG100 family type VII secretion target encodes MNDTFRTEADVMVATAGRVDDVNFQVQSELGRLRGVVDSLQGSWQGEAQINFDALMERWNTSARNLQEALTSISDNIRQNAGSFEGTETDNAMSLKSIGGEGLPL; translated from the coding sequence ATGAACGATACGTTTCGCACAGAAGCAGATGTCATGGTGGCCACCGCCGGCCGCGTGGACGATGTGAATTTTCAGGTGCAAAGCGAGCTTGGGCGGCTGCGTGGCGTGGTGGACTCTTTACAGGGAAGCTGGCAGGGCGAGGCGCAGATTAATTTTGATGCCCTGATGGAACGGTGGAACACTTCGGCGCGCAACCTGCAGGAAGCGTTGACAAGCATCTCGGACAATATTCGGCAGAACGCTGGGTCCTTTGAAGGCACGGAAACGGATAATGCGATGTCTTTAAAGTCGATCGGCGGCGAGGGCCTTCCCCTATAA
- a CDS encoding transposase, with amino-acid sequence MSVQIPPVDPDRTFTAEQRREIVLAHAETKHGLKGEFLRAAGVTPRQLYLWRRQLAAGTLDIGLTPRENIPMSDENIVEFSRLTQRNQELEALNAELGAERAKLETERAKWETARAKWETRHAKLEARIAELEKVVADKDAATTAHAKAVEAMGKAIAAMQKYTDR; translated from the coding sequence ATGTCTGTACAGATCCCTCCGGTAGATCCGGACCGGACGTTTACTGCGGAGCAGCGCCGGGAGATCGTGTTGGCCCATGCGGAGACCAAGCATGGTCTGAAGGGAGAGTTCCTCCGGGCGGCCGGGGTGACGCCGCGGCAGTTGTATTTGTGGCGGCGGCAGCTTGCGGCGGGCACGCTCGACATCGGGTTAACACCGCGAGAAAATATTCCTATGAGTGATGAAAATATCGTGGAGTTTTCTCGGCTGACACAGCGCAATCAGGAGTTGGAGGCGCTTAACGCCGAGCTGGGGGCGGAGCGTGCGAAGCTGGAGACCGAGCGCGCGAAGTGGGAGACTGCGCGCGCGAAGTGGGAAACACGTCACGCCAAATTGGAGGCGCGGATCGCTGAATTGGAAAAGGTGGTTGCGGATAAGGATGCTGCCACCACTGCGCATGCCAAGGCGGTGGAGGCGATGGGAAAAGCTATCGCCGCCATGCAAAAATATACCGATCGTTGA
- a CDS encoding DDE-type integrase/transposase/recombinase — protein sequence MRGGRKLSPEQQADFDEFVKLEDHILELLAAAGYTQNAALKLLGLAKTTLYYRRHPRPKKPPQHPKAAPPKTISAPERQRIAALLRDGREQGLSVYKIFFSHVDSEEPLLGSLRTFYRVNNEIKTVPAPLRHGAPRAPQPPRIVTATRPGEVLCWDITWLPGSFMTKGFHLYTVLDLHSRKIVGHTVQLRQDKHIATDLIAQVIAAEQLNHAKVRVLHTDNGAVMTSTQMRQMLDANGVELSLIRPGVSNDNPFEESSHRTLKHHRYALTSYPNIKAAANTMASIIDAYNNHDPHSGLAGFTPQQVYTGEWKPLLKHRKAKEEIYYNTYPQRRPPRSMFQPPPATVGIKIGTPPPTPQNQVQ from the coding sequence ATGCGTGGTGGCCGGAAACTTTCCCCAGAGCAGCAAGCCGATTTCGATGAGTTCGTTAAGCTTGAAGACCATATTTTAGAGTTGCTTGCGGCGGCTGGCTATACCCAAAACGCGGCATTGAAGCTGCTTGGGCTTGCGAAAACAACCCTGTATTACCGGCGGCATCCGCGGCCGAAGAAACCACCACAACACCCAAAGGCCGCGCCGCCGAAAACGATTAGCGCCCCGGAGCGTCAACGTATCGCCGCATTGCTTCGCGACGGTCGTGAGCAGGGATTATCGGTCTATAAAATCTTTTTCAGCCATGTCGATTCCGAGGAGCCCTTGCTCGGCTCATTGCGGACGTTTTACCGCGTGAACAATGAAATCAAAACGGTGCCAGCACCGCTGCGCCACGGCGCGCCACGGGCGCCGCAACCACCACGAATAGTGACCGCGACACGGCCCGGCGAAGTCCTGTGCTGGGATATCACCTGGCTCCCCGGATCCTTTATGACCAAGGGATTTCACCTCTACACCGTGCTGGACTTGCACTCCCGTAAAATCGTCGGCCACACCGTACAACTGCGCCAAGACAAACACATCGCCACCGACCTCATCGCCCAAGTCATCGCCGCCGAGCAGCTCAACCACGCCAAGGTCCGAGTCCTGCACACCGACAACGGTGCTGTCATGACCTCCACCCAAATGCGCCAAATGCTCGACGCCAACGGCGTAGAACTCTCACTCATCCGCCCCGGAGTATCCAACGACAACCCTTTCGAAGAATCCTCCCACCGCACACTCAAACACCACCGCTACGCCTTAACCAGCTACCCCAATATCAAGGCCGCCGCCAACACCATGGCCTCCATCATCGACGCCTACAACAACCACGACCCACACAGCGGCCTCGCCGGATTCACCCCACAACAGGTCTACACCGGCGAATGGAAACCACTACTCAAACACCGCAAAGCAAAGGAAGAAATCTACTACAACACCTACCCCCAACGACGCCCACCACGATCCATGTTCCAACCACCACCAGCCACCGTCGGCATCAAAATCGGAACACCACCACCAACCCCACAAAACCAAGTACAATAA